Proteins encoded together in one Streptomyces umbrinus window:
- a CDS encoding response regulator transcription factor — protein sequence MIRVLVADDEPLIRAGIRMILTSADDIDVVAEAGDGREAVENARGTAVDVALLDIQMPVMDGLTALAELGRVAPNVRVLILTTFGERDNVLRALGHGGAGFLLKDSAPDELIHAVRAAAAGNAYLSPAATRHVVDALSSPGVTARAEQARNRLDGLTARERDVLALLGEGLSNADAGRRLHMSEATVKTYVSRILTKLDCDNRVQAALLARDAGLHPGDV from the coding sequence GTGATCCGGGTCCTCGTCGCCGACGACGAGCCGCTCATCCGGGCCGGCATCAGAATGATCCTCACCTCGGCCGACGACATCGACGTGGTCGCCGAGGCGGGTGACGGCCGCGAGGCCGTGGAGAACGCCCGGGGCACGGCCGTCGACGTGGCACTGCTGGACATCCAGATGCCGGTGATGGACGGGCTCACGGCCCTGGCCGAACTGGGCCGGGTCGCGCCGAACGTACGGGTGCTGATCCTCACCACGTTCGGCGAGCGCGACAACGTGCTGCGCGCGCTCGGCCACGGCGGCGCGGGCTTCCTGCTCAAGGACTCCGCGCCCGACGAGCTGATCCACGCGGTGCGGGCGGCAGCGGCCGGGAACGCCTATCTCTCACCGGCGGCCACCCGGCACGTGGTGGACGCCCTCTCCTCCCCCGGGGTCACCGCCCGCGCGGAGCAGGCCAGGAACCGCCTCGACGGGCTGACCGCACGGGAGCGCGATGTGCTCGCCCTGCTCGGGGAGGGCCTGTCCAACGCGGACGCGGGCAGGCGGCTGCACATGAGCGAGGCCACCGTGAAGACGTACGTCAGCCGCATCCTGACCAAGCTCGACTGCGACAACCGGGTCCAGGCGGCCCTGCTCGCGCGCGACGCCGGTCTGCACCCGGGCGACGTCTGA
- a CDS encoding SDR family oxidoreductase, with protein sequence MRIAVAGGTGLVGRYVVDELVAAGHEPVVLARSRGVDLVSGAGLDAAMTGVEAVVDVSNVQTTSAKKSISFFESVARNLLGAEARAGVRHHVALSIVGLEQVGLGYYKGKLCQEEVVAKDGPTPWTIMRATQFLEFPQQVLDRMPGPVAMVPRMRTQPVAAREVAQHLVRLVLGPPQGMAPELAGPRVEELVDMVRKVLRAGGRRKLLVPVTLPGAVGKAMKGGGNLPTGPGSRGTQTFDEWLTENVRHIAHDAHHGQGPDGRPGEGG encoded by the coding sequence ATGCGGATCGCGGTAGCGGGCGGGACCGGGCTGGTCGGGCGGTACGTGGTCGACGAGCTGGTCGCCGCAGGGCACGAACCGGTGGTACTGGCCAGGTCGCGGGGTGTGGACCTCGTCTCGGGCGCCGGACTCGACGCCGCCATGACGGGCGTGGAGGCCGTCGTCGACGTCAGCAACGTGCAGACCACCAGCGCCAAGAAGTCGATCTCGTTCTTCGAGAGCGTCGCCCGGAACCTCCTGGGCGCCGAGGCCCGGGCCGGCGTACGGCACCACGTGGCCCTGTCGATCGTCGGCCTCGAACAGGTCGGCCTCGGCTACTACAAGGGGAAACTGTGCCAGGAGGAGGTCGTGGCCAAGGACGGCCCGACGCCGTGGACGATCATGCGGGCCACGCAGTTCCTGGAGTTCCCGCAGCAGGTCCTCGACCGGATGCCGGGCCCGGTCGCGATGGTGCCCCGGATGCGTACGCAGCCGGTAGCGGCCCGCGAGGTCGCCCAGCATCTCGTGCGGCTCGTCCTCGGGCCGCCCCAGGGCATGGCGCCGGAGCTCGCCGGACCGCGGGTCGAGGAACTCGTGGACATGGTGCGCAAGGTGCTGCGGGCCGGGGGCCGGCGCAAGCTGCTGGTGCCGGTCACGCTCCCCGGCGCCGTCGGGAAGGCCATGAAGGGCGGCGGCAACCTGCCGACCGGACCAGGGTCCCGCGGCACCCAGACCTTCGACGAGTGGCTCACCGAGAACGTCCGGCACATCGCGCACGACGCGCACCACGGGCAAGGGCCCGACGGGCGCCCCGGAGAGGGAGGCTGA
- the sigJ gene encoding RNA polymerase sigma factor SigJ: MPTRTPVPTLVPTPGPTPVPASVPSWPSGAGCSTSATGCSVRCRNAEDVVQETYARWYALSEPQQQAIVTPLAWLTRVASRICLDQLASARVRRERYTGEWLPEPVRGGTTWTSAAGAGRTSGTGGDDPADRITLDESVSMGMLVVLDSVTPAERVAFVLHDVFGTPFAEIAETVGRSPAACRRLASSARRRLAERRPVGGTTTEHRQVVSAFRAACETGDLDSLVALLDPAVQSRSDGGGKVRSALRPVTGADKVARFLLGLLRREPDVELVEDDINGAPGVTVAIAGTTIAVLAADVRDGLITDLWLVVNPDKLHAWADAPRTP, translated from the coding sequence ATGCCGACACGGACCCCGGTCCCGACCTTGGTCCCGACCCCAGGCCCGACCCCGGTCCCAGCCTCGGTTCCCTCATGGCCGAGCGGCGCCGGCTGCTCAACCTCGGCTACCGGATGCTCGGTTCGGTGCAGGAACGCCGAGGACGTCGTACAGGAGACGTACGCCCGCTGGTACGCCCTGTCAGAACCGCAGCAGCAGGCGATCGTCACCCCGCTGGCGTGGCTGACCCGGGTCGCCTCGCGGATCTGCCTCGACCAGCTCGCCTCCGCACGGGTCCGCCGTGAGCGCTACACCGGGGAGTGGCTGCCCGAGCCGGTCAGGGGCGGCACCACCTGGACCAGCGCTGCCGGGGCGGGGCGGACGAGCGGGACGGGCGGGGACGATCCCGCCGACCGGATCACGCTCGACGAGTCGGTCAGCATGGGCATGCTCGTGGTCCTGGACTCGGTCACGCCCGCGGAACGCGTCGCCTTCGTCCTGCACGACGTCTTCGGCACGCCGTTCGCCGAGATCGCCGAGACGGTGGGCCGCTCCCCCGCGGCCTGCCGCCGGCTCGCCTCCTCGGCCCGCCGGCGTCTCGCCGAGCGGCGGCCCGTCGGCGGTACGACGACGGAACACCGGCAGGTCGTCTCCGCGTTCCGCGCGGCGTGCGAGACCGGTGACCTCGACTCGCTGGTCGCCCTGCTGGACCCCGCCGTCCAGTCGCGCAGCGACGGAGGCGGCAAGGTGCGCTCGGCGCTGCGCCCGGTCACCGGCGCGGACAAGGTGGCGCGCTTCCTCCTCGGCCTTCTGCGCAGGGAGCCGGACGTGGAACTCGTCGAGGACGACATCAACGGCGCCCCCGGCGTCACGGTCGCCATCGCCGGTACGACCATCGCCGTCCTCGCCGCCGACGTCCGCGACGGCCTGATCACCGACCTGTGGCTCGTGGTCAACCCGGACAAACTCCACGCGTGGGCCGATGCGCCAAGGACTCCTTAG
- a CDS encoding DUF6338 family protein, producing MPSTLVGLLAVLLAATPGYLYLFGYERRTPREALSPGREVAEMVAAGASSTLAAALGVFALAEVWSALLTLEQLTAGRRALVEHPWAALATGALVLGISAALCAGLGHVLGGRTAYATGNRARPGTVWHGVLTSPCYGRDEHGARVETRRFVAVHLQDGLRVEGYFERVSRDTDTGMRDIALSRPIALTPKDGERRASAAATVIVPGALIRLIETGPPPTAGPG from the coding sequence GTGCCCAGCACGCTCGTAGGCCTCCTCGCGGTGCTGCTCGCCGCCACCCCCGGCTACCTGTACCTCTTCGGCTACGAGCGGCGTACGCCGCGCGAGGCGCTCAGCCCCGGGCGTGAGGTGGCCGAGATGGTGGCCGCGGGGGCGTCCAGCACGCTCGCCGCCGCGCTCGGCGTGTTCGCGCTCGCCGAGGTGTGGAGCGCGCTGCTGACGTTGGAGCAGCTGACGGCGGGGCGGCGTGCGCTCGTCGAGCATCCGTGGGCCGCGCTGGCCACGGGGGCACTGGTCCTCGGGATCAGCGCGGCGCTGTGCGCGGGGCTCGGACACGTACTCGGGGGACGCACGGCGTACGCGACGGGGAACCGGGCACGGCCGGGGACGGTGTGGCACGGGGTGCTCACGTCCCCGTGCTACGGGCGGGACGAGCACGGGGCGCGGGTGGAGACGCGGCGGTTCGTCGCCGTGCATCTCCAGGACGGGCTGCGGGTCGAGGGCTACTTCGAGCGGGTCTCCCGTGACACGGACACCGGGATGCGGGACATCGCGCTGAGCAGACCCATCGCCCTCACGCCGAAAGACGGTGAGCGGCGGGCCTCTGCGGCGGCGACGGTCATCGTGCCCGGCGCGCTCATACGGCTGATCGAGACGGGACCACCGCCGACGGCGGGGCCCGGCTGA
- a CDS encoding CHAT domain-containing protein, producing the protein MPQDNDHTQEWTRLATHTDQAVEASLRWLSTQRLTDFHAYADAAIPLIEEALPAYLDRWGERSPGPGLAPVPVPAVKIAVPLVQQHHVAADHHAVVGQVREARALRVRGEALAGRHLTGVQRAEHWTGGHAEHLFAEGHTARAMDLLVRADGLLCAEDRRLAAVGVRLTHARLLRELGDREKALLLLEGFEEPLRTRQPGEGRLRMENGHEWSLPDLARAVEAEQRFHLFQRLLDLKAGLFGDTERYAEAERLYRELRPGMGPFADLQLASLAWRRGDAGAAGELLDALAPVFEDSGVSKASGPSEEPAELPSGYPEGALAFRRTAYCLLRARVANASEEALAWCAAGLSTAAALPQPELEWKLHAEQARLLRSAERFTSAQAAYGKAVRIVDQRRRVSTGLRWDNSYLAERLPVLHEALDLAVERRDALTALGIVDMLKARSFAARLALLPVPGADAPTADERELAEVTAELNALEYGDVKSEPGPDAAARAAGARELRIRRRRLVERIRRDDPRWRAVTEGAPVDFEEAVGAVAERVWRLPGVPGVPGVLDGRGRRAALSLYRRQGRVVAVVVSPDGVEVGARVLSGEVVRALEEYGKRLRESTRPGIDRTPLDFSPFFGVALEDLVPRRLVEAALAADTLLVVPHADLHGLPWQLLTALGRPLVRHTAVGVLPNLAGLPTLDRPPARSVRVSLFGVQDQPEHLRLNQLAEVEGELCDLEGLYGSERLLSRTATGARADVRTLLGLLDRQGGPGTVLHLSCHATAAGDDPYDAGLHLADGRLGIAQLAVRRVRYDEVVLAACSGAQRPSGTVRAEGRVQVVGDDAITLAHVFQEAGAAFVLGSPAPVGDRSARAFGLAWHRHRVGGASPLRAARAAACDLLDEGRPARHEWAGFTGFGCR; encoded by the coding sequence GTGCCGCAGGACAACGACCACACCCAGGAATGGACACGCCTGGCCACCCATACGGATCAGGCGGTCGAGGCCAGTCTCCGCTGGCTGAGCACTCAGCGGCTCACGGACTTCCACGCATACGCCGATGCCGCGATCCCGCTGATCGAGGAGGCCCTGCCCGCCTACCTGGACCGGTGGGGCGAGCGGTCACCGGGGCCCGGCCTTGCCCCGGTGCCCGTACCCGCTGTGAAGATCGCCGTGCCGTTGGTGCAGCAGCACCATGTCGCCGCCGACCACCATGCCGTCGTCGGTCAGGTGCGCGAGGCCCGGGCGCTGCGGGTGCGCGGCGAGGCGCTGGCCGGGCGGCATCTGACCGGCGTACAGCGGGCGGAGCACTGGACCGGCGGGCACGCCGAGCACCTCTTCGCCGAGGGGCACACCGCGCGGGCCATGGACCTGCTCGTCCGGGCGGACGGCCTGCTGTGCGCCGAGGACAGGCGCCTCGCGGCCGTGGGCGTGCGGCTTACGCACGCGCGGTTGCTCAGGGAACTGGGGGACCGCGAAAAGGCGCTTCTCCTGTTGGAGGGGTTCGAGGAGCCGCTGAGGACGCGGCAGCCGGGTGAGGGGCGGCTGCGCATGGAGAACGGCCATGAGTGGTCGTTACCCGACCTTGCGCGGGCCGTGGAGGCGGAGCAGCGGTTCCATCTCTTCCAGCGGCTGCTCGACCTGAAGGCGGGGCTGTTCGGCGACACGGAGCGGTACGCGGAGGCCGAGCGGCTCTACCGCGAACTGCGGCCGGGCATGGGGCCGTTCGCCGATCTCCAGCTCGCCTCGCTGGCCTGGAGGCGGGGGGACGCGGGGGCAGCGGGAGAGCTGCTGGACGCCCTCGCGCCGGTCTTCGAGGACTCTGGGGTCTCCAAGGCTTCCGGGCCCTCCGAGGAACCGGCCGAGCTGCCGTCCGGATACCCCGAGGGCGCCCTCGCCTTCCGCCGCACCGCGTACTGCCTGTTGCGCGCCCGCGTCGCCAACGCCTCCGAGGAGGCCCTGGCCTGGTGTGCCGCGGGCCTCTCCACGGCCGCCGCCCTGCCGCAGCCGGAACTGGAGTGGAAGCTGCACGCCGAGCAGGCGCGGCTGCTGCGGTCGGCCGAGCGGTTCACCTCGGCGCAGGCGGCGTACGGCAAGGCCGTGCGGATCGTCGACCAGCGCCGCCGCGTCTCCACCGGGCTGCGCTGGGACAACTCGTACCTCGCCGAGCGGCTGCCCGTCCTGCACGAGGCCCTTGACCTCGCCGTCGAACGGCGGGACGCGCTCACCGCGCTCGGGATCGTCGACATGCTCAAGGCCCGCTCCTTCGCCGCCCGCCTCGCCCTGCTCCCGGTGCCCGGCGCGGACGCGCCCACCGCCGACGAGCGCGAACTGGCCGAGGTGACGGCGGAGCTCAACGCCCTGGAGTACGGCGACGTGAAGAGCGAACCCGGGCCGGACGCCGCCGCGCGCGCCGCTGGTGCCCGGGAGCTGCGGATACGGCGAAGGCGGCTCGTGGAGCGCATCCGCCGTGACGACCCGCGCTGGCGGGCTGTGACCGAGGGTGCGCCGGTGGACTTCGAGGAGGCGGTGGGGGCGGTTGCGGAGCGCGTGTGGCGCCTTCCCGGTGTTCCTGGCGTTCCTGGCGTTCTTGATGGGCGCGGGCGGCGGGCCGCGCTGTCCCTGTACCGCAGGCAGGGGCGGGTCGTGGCCGTCGTCGTGAGCCCTGACGGGGTCGAGGTCGGCGCCCGGGTCCTGTCCGGCGAAGTGGTGCGGGCTCTTGAGGAATACGGGAAGCGGCTGCGGGAGAGCACGCGCCCTGGCATCGACCGCACACCGCTCGACTTCTCCCCCTTCTTCGGAGTGGCTCTTGAGGATCTGGTGCCCCGGAGGCTCGTGGAGGCCGCCCTGGCCGCCGACACGCTCCTCGTGGTGCCGCACGCCGACCTGCACGGGCTGCCCTGGCAACTGCTCACCGCTCTGGGCCGGCCGCTCGTCCGGCACACGGCCGTCGGTGTCCTGCCCAACCTGGCCGGCCTGCCGACGCTGGACCGGCCCCCGGCCCGCTCGGTGCGCGTCTCCCTCTTTGGCGTCCAGGACCAGCCCGAGCACCTGAGGCTCAATCAACTGGCGGAAGTAGAGGGCGAGTTGTGCGATCTGGAGGGTCTGTACGGGAGCGAGCGGCTGTTGTCGCGAACCGCCACCGGGGCGCGGGCGGACGTACGGACCCTGCTCGGCCTGCTGGACCGGCAGGGCGGCCCCGGCACCGTCCTGCACCTGTCGTGCCACGCCACCGCGGCCGGTGACGACCCGTACGACGCGGGCCTCCATCTGGCCGACGGCAGGCTGGGCATCGCACAGCTCGCCGTGCGGCGCGTCCGGTACGACGAGGTCGTCCTCGCGGCGTGCTCCGGCGCGCAGCGGCCCAGCGGCACGGTACGGGCCGAGGGCCGGGTCCAGGTCGTCGGCGACGACGCGATCACTCTCGCGCACGTCTTCCAGGAAGCCGGGGCCGCGTTCGTCCTGGGCAGCCCGGCGCCGGTCGGGGACCGGTCCGCCCGCGCCTTCGGCCTCGCCTGGCACCGGCACCGCGTGGGCGGCGCGAGCCCCCTGCGGGCGGCACGCGCGGCGGCCTGCGACCTGCTCGACGAAGGGCGTCCGGCACGGCACGAATGGGCCGGGTTTACGGGGTTCGGCTGCCGGTAG
- a CDS encoding sortase-dependent protein produces the protein MRRTVLSAIALACTAVLASTVPAFADGATPTVASTPAPSQAPSEAASTPAPSDAPSQGTEPTVAPSAEPTRAPGDEVSVVPSGAPDTGEVSTSTKSGSDSGLIAGGTAAAFAVGGAAFFVVRRRRATGE, from the coding sequence ATGCGCCGAACTGTCCTCAGCGCCATAGCACTTGCCTGCACCGCCGTACTGGCGAGCACGGTGCCCGCGTTCGCCGACGGGGCGACCCCGACCGTGGCGTCGACCCCCGCCCCGAGCCAGGCACCCTCCGAGGCGGCCTCGACGCCGGCTCCGAGCGACGCACCGAGCCAGGGCACCGAGCCGACGGTGGCGCCGAGCGCCGAGCCGACCAGGGCGCCGGGCGACGAGGTCTCCGTCGTACCGAGCGGAGCGCCCGACACCGGTGAGGTGTCGACGTCGACGAAGTCCGGATCCGACAGCGGGCTGATCGCCGGGGGCACGGCCGCGGCGTTCGCCGTCGGCGGGGCGGCGTTCTTCGTCGTACGTCGTCGGCGGGCGACCGGGGAATGA
- a CDS encoding class F sortase — protein MTLPSRRALSRRGFVTAAVASLLVSCDGQQADRSTDDRTTDDRAGAEKTGSPRPPAKAAKALGRSVPVRLQVPAIQVDTPVMRLGLASDGTVEVPPIAADDKAGWYQHSPTPGQVGPSVILGHVTVGSYGDGVFHHLSRLRRGDRIVARLENGKAAEFAVTDVRTVAQAEFPTKEVYGNVGSPELRLITCGGPRTGDGYRDSVIVFAALSSDNP, from the coding sequence ATGACCCTGCCCTCCAGGCGCGCGCTCTCCCGGCGCGGGTTCGTCACCGCGGCGGTGGCCTCGCTGCTCGTGAGCTGCGACGGCCAGCAGGCCGACCGGTCCACGGACGACCGGACCACGGACGACCGGGCCGGTGCAGAGAAGACCGGGAGCCCGCGCCCCCCCGCGAAGGCGGCGAAGGCCCTGGGGCGGTCGGTCCCGGTCAGGTTGCAGGTCCCGGCCATCCAGGTCGACACCCCGGTCATGCGGCTGGGCCTGGCCTCGGACGGCACCGTCGAGGTGCCTCCGATCGCGGCGGACGACAAGGCGGGCTGGTACCAGCACTCGCCGACGCCCGGCCAGGTCGGTCCGTCGGTGATCCTCGGCCATGTCACGGTCGGCTCCTACGGTGACGGGGTCTTCCATCACCTCTCGCGGCTGCGCCGAGGCGACCGGATCGTGGCGCGCCTGGAGAACGGCAAGGCGGCGGAGTTCGCGGTCACCGACGTACGGACGGTCGCCCAGGCGGAGTTCCCGACGAAAGAGGTCTACGGGAACGTGGGCAGTCCCGAACTGCGTCTCATCACGTGCGGGGGCCCCCGCACCGGTGACGGATACCGCGACAGCGTGATCGTCTTCGCCGCGCTGAGCTCCGACAACCCGTAA
- a CDS encoding RNA polymerase sigma factor — protein MKRSREKAASELFAALYPRLAGWCRRLVDDDETAHEIASEAFTRLWARWTNVAEPRGFLYVTAANLVRDHWRKLERERRAVRRVSDEVAVRPRNEQADPSVRLLVQSLPERLRVPILLHYYADMPIREVSALTGRKEGTVKADLHAAREMLRAHLRRSLDHTL, from the coding sequence TTGAAACGGTCCCGCGAGAAGGCAGCGTCCGAGCTGTTCGCCGCCCTCTACCCGCGCCTGGCCGGCTGGTGCCGCCGCCTGGTCGACGACGACGAGACGGCCCACGAGATCGCCTCGGAGGCGTTCACCCGGCTCTGGGCCCGCTGGACGAACGTTGCGGAGCCCCGGGGGTTCCTCTACGTCACCGCCGCCAACCTCGTCCGGGACCACTGGCGCAAACTGGAGCGCGAGCGCAGAGCCGTACGCCGTGTCAGCGACGAGGTCGCCGTCCGGCCGCGGAACGAACAGGCCGACCCGTCGGTGCGCCTGCTCGTACAGTCGCTGCCGGAACGACTGCGCGTACCGATCCTGCTGCACTACTACGCCGACATGCCGATCCGGGAGGTGTCCGCGCTGACCGGGCGCAAGGAAGGAACCGTCAAGGCCGACCTCCACGCGGCCCGAGAAATGCTCCGCGCCCACCTGAGGAGAAGCCTTGATCACACCCTCTGA
- a CDS encoding bifunctional FO biosynthesis protein CofGH: MTTSATSGTGPTANAMRRALKRARDGVALDVTEAAVLLQARGADLDDLTASAARVRDAGLDAAGRPGVITYSKSVFIPLTRLCRDKCHYCTFVTVPGKLRRAGHGMFMSPDEVLDIARKGAELGCKEALITLGDKPEDRWPEAREWLDAHGYDDTIAYVRAISIRILEETGLLPHLNPGVMSWTDFQRLKPVAPSMGMMLETTATRLWSEPGGPHYGSPDKEPAVRLRVLEDAGRSSVPFTSGVLIGIGETYEERADSLFALRRVSRSYHGIQELIIQNFRAKPDTAMRGMPDAELDELVATVAVARHIMGPSACLQAPPNLVDSEYGRLIGAGIDDWGGVSPLTIDHVNPERPWPQIDLLREQSAEAGFELRERLCVYPEFVQRGEPWLDPRLLPHVRALADPETGLAVPDAVVEGHPWQEPEEAFTSSGRTDLHTAIDTEGRTSDRREDYDHVYGDWDALREAAAPGMVPSRIDTDVRAALATAADDPTRLTDDEALALLHADGPALDALCRIADDVRKAAVGDDVTYIVTRNINFTNVCYTGCRFCAFAQRRTDADAYTLSLDQVADRAEQAWDLGAVEVCMQGGIHPDLPGTAYFDIARAVKERVPGMHVHAFSPMEVVNGATRTGMSIREWLTAAKEAGLDSIPGTAAEILDDEVRWVLTKGKLPTATWIEVITTAHELGIRSSSTMMYGHVDQPRHWLGHFRTLSRIQQQTGGFTEFVTLPFIHTNAPVYLAGIARPGPTTRDNRAVMAMARLLLHPHIPNIQTSWVKLGTEGAAEMLRSGANDLGGTLMEETISRMAGSSYGSYKSVKELIAVAEAAGRPSRPRTTLYGEVPEERQRAAAASDGHLPELLPVLE; encoded by the coding sequence ATGACGACTTCCGCGACCTCCGGAACCGGGCCCACCGCGAACGCCATGCGTCGCGCCCTCAAACGCGCCCGCGACGGCGTCGCCCTCGACGTCACCGAGGCCGCCGTCCTGCTCCAGGCACGCGGCGCCGACCTGGACGACCTGACCGCGTCCGCCGCCCGGGTGCGTGACGCGGGCCTGGACGCGGCGGGCCGCCCCGGCGTCATCACGTACTCGAAGAGCGTCTTCATTCCGCTCACCCGGCTCTGCCGGGACAAGTGCCACTACTGCACGTTCGTCACGGTCCCCGGCAAGCTCCGCCGGGCGGGCCACGGGATGTTCATGTCCCCGGACGAGGTCCTCGACATCGCCCGCAAGGGCGCCGAACTGGGCTGCAAGGAAGCCCTGATCACCCTCGGCGACAAGCCCGAGGACCGCTGGCCCGAGGCCCGCGAATGGCTCGACGCGCACGGCTACGACGACACGATCGCGTACGTACGGGCCATCTCGATCCGCATCCTGGAGGAGACGGGCCTGCTGCCCCACCTCAACCCGGGCGTCATGTCGTGGACCGACTTCCAGCGGCTCAAGCCCGTCGCGCCGAGCATGGGCATGATGCTGGAGACGACGGCGACGCGGCTGTGGAGCGAGCCCGGCGGCCCGCACTACGGGTCGCCGGACAAGGAGCCGGCCGTCCGCCTGCGCGTCCTGGAGGACGCGGGCCGCTCGTCGGTCCCCTTCACCAGCGGCGTGCTGATCGGCATCGGCGAGACGTACGAGGAGCGCGCGGACTCCCTCTTCGCGCTGCGGCGCGTGTCGCGGTCCTACCACGGCATCCAGGAACTGATCATCCAGAACTTCCGCGCCAAGCCGGACACGGCGATGCGCGGCATGCCGGACGCCGAGCTCGACGAACTGGTGGCGACAGTCGCCGTGGCCCGGCACATCATGGGCCCCTCCGCCTGCCTCCAGGCACCGCCGAACCTCGTGGACTCCGAGTACGGGCGGCTGATCGGCGCCGGGATCGACGACTGGGGCGGGGTCTCGCCGCTCACCATCGACCACGTCAACCCCGAGCGCCCCTGGCCGCAGATCGACCTGCTGCGCGAGCAGTCGGCGGAGGCGGGCTTCGAGCTGCGCGAACGGCTGTGTGTGTACCCGGAGTTCGTGCAGCGCGGCGAGCCGTGGCTGGACCCGCGGCTGCTCCCGCACGTACGGGCGCTCGCCGACCCGGAGACGGGGCTCGCCGTGCCGGACGCGGTCGTGGAGGGCCACCCCTGGCAGGAGCCCGAGGAGGCGTTCACGTCGTCGGGGCGTACGGATCTGCACACCGCGATCGACACCGAGGGGCGCACGTCCGACCGGCGCGAGGACTACGACCACGTGTACGGCGACTGGGACGCCCTGCGGGAGGCCGCGGCGCCCGGCATGGTGCCCTCGCGGATCGACACGGACGTCCGGGCGGCGCTGGCGACGGCCGCCGACGACCCGACCCGCCTCACCGACGACGAGGCACTGGCGCTGCTGCACGCGGACGGGCCCGCGCTGGACGCGCTCTGCCGGATCGCCGACGACGTCCGCAAGGCGGCGGTCGGCGACGACGTCACGTACATCGTCACGCGGAACATCAACTTCACCAACGTCTGCTACACCGGCTGCCGCTTCTGCGCCTTCGCCCAGCGCCGCACGGACGCCGACGCCTACACGCTCTCCTTGGACCAGGTCGCCGACCGTGCCGAGCAGGCGTGGGACCTGGGGGCCGTCGAGGTCTGCATGCAGGGCGGCATCCACCCGGACCTGCCGGGGACCGCCTACTTCGACATCGCCCGCGCGGTGAAGGAGCGGGTGCCCGGCATGCACGTCCACGCCTTCTCGCCGATGGAGGTCGTGAACGGCGCGACCCGTACGGGTATGTCGATCCGCGAATGGCTGACGGCGGCCAAGGAGGCGGGCCTCGACTCGATCCCCGGCACGGCCGCCGAGATCCTCGACGACGAGGTCCGCTGGGTCCTGACGAAGGGCAAGCTGCCCACGGCGACCTGGATCGAGGTGATCACGACCGCCCACGAGCTGGGCATCCGCTCCTCGTCCACGATGATGTACGGGCACGTGGACCAGCCCCGCCACTGGCTCGGCCACTTCCGGACGCTCTCCCGGATCCAGCAACAGACCGGCGGCTTCACGGAGTTCGTGACGCTCCCCTTCATCCACACGAACGCGCCGGTGTACCTGGCGGGGATCGCCCGCCCGGGCCCGACGACCCGGGACAACCGCGCGGTGATGGCGATGGCCCGGCTCCTGCTCCACCCCCACATCCCCAACATCCAGACCAGCTGGGTGAAGCTGGGGACGGAGGGTGCGGCGGAGATGCTCCGCTCGGGCGCCAACGACCTCGGCGGGACGCTGATGGAGGAGACCATCTCCCGTATGGCGGGCTCGTCGTACGGCTCGTACAAGTCCGTCAAGGAGCTGATCGCTGTGGCGGAGGCGGCGGGACGGCCGTCCCGGCCCCGCACCACCCTGTACGGCGAGGTGCCGGAGGAGCGGCAGCGGGCGGCGGCGGCCTCGGACGGGCATCTGCCGGAGCTGCTGCCCGTGCTGGAGTGA
- a CDS encoding LLM class F420-dependent oxidoreductase — protein MRISVTIFLTDETITPTLLARELEERGFAGLYLPEHTHIPVERVTPYPAGGELPPEYGRTLDPFVALGQAAAVAESLALGTGITLVAQHDPVALAKQIATLDHLSGGRFTLGLGFGWNVEEAADHGVDWRTRRELVRDRMALMRALWSAEPTGYEGEFGSVRPSHAHPKPVQKPRGPVVGPRTLVGGAAGPKLFAHISEYTDGWMPIGGRGLTESMPVLRAAWAGAGRDPEALQVVPYAVLPTPGKLTHYADLGIEEVVLQLPPAGEGDVLRVLDEYAKYL, from the coding sequence ATGCGCATCTCCGTGACGATCTTCCTCACCGACGAGACGATCACCCCCACGCTGCTCGCTCGTGAGCTGGAGGAGCGCGGCTTCGCCGGGCTCTATCTGCCCGAGCACACGCACATACCCGTGGAGCGCGTCACCCCGTACCCGGCGGGCGGTGAGCTGCCGCCCGAGTACGGCCGGACCCTCGACCCCTTCGTCGCGCTCGGCCAGGCGGCGGCGGTCGCCGAGTCGCTCGCGCTCGGCACCGGGATCACCCTCGTCGCCCAGCACGACCCGGTCGCCCTCGCCAAGCAGATCGCGACCCTCGACCACCTCTCCGGCGGCCGTTTCACCCTCGGCCTCGGTTTCGGCTGGAACGTCGAGGAGGCCGCCGACCACGGCGTCGACTGGCGCACGCGACGGGAGCTGGTCCGGGACCGGATGGCCCTGATGCGGGCCCTGTGGTCCGCCGAACCGACCGGCTACGAGGGCGAGTTCGGCTCCGTACGGCCGAGCCACGCCCACCCCAAGCCCGTACAGAAGCCGCGCGGACCCGTCGTCGGGCCGCGCACGCTCGTCGGGGGCGCGGCAGGGCCCAAGCTCTTCGCGCACATCAGCGAGTACACGGACGGCTGGATGCCGATCGGCGGCCGCGGGCTCACGGAGTCCATGCCCGTGCTGCGGGCCGCCTGGGCCGGGGCCGGCCGCGACCCCGAGGCCCTCCAGGTCGTGCCGTACGCCGTGCTGCCCACGCCCGGCAAGCTCACGCACTACGCGGACCTCGGCATCGAGGAGGTCGTCCTCCAGTTGCCGCCGGCCGGGGAGGGGGACGTACTGCGCGTTCTGGATGAATACGCCAAGTACCTGTAG